From a single Gimesia fumaroli genomic region:
- a CDS encoding M50 family metallopeptidase, which translates to MSRSNPLHWSFPIGTWFLTQVRVSIFLPVLLLVFWAHYSLGLGILLFCILFLSVFLHEMGHVVACRMGGGEADQIVLWPLGGLVPCSPGRSVSARVMTVLGGPAVNLLLCAITIPAVIWSGHLSESLNPIKLPAVDLSNNLGQAVLLMIFNMNWLLLLINLIPILPLDGGKVLQIILSRRFDETVVHMILFNVSFWIGGLGMVIGLCSSSVWVVFFSALLLMLNLIEFTSAHREDSFDDSIFGYDFSQGYTSLERSSSQLVEKQAGFFQQWREKRKLQKQIREREKNRDAEKQLDLLLHKVHEFGLESLTPKERQQLNQVSARYRKSDSDP; encoded by the coding sequence ATGAGTCGTTCGAACCCATTGCACTGGTCATTCCCAATCGGAACCTGGTTCCTGACCCAGGTCCGTGTCAGTATCTTTCTGCCAGTATTACTGCTGGTTTTCTGGGCGCATTACTCATTAGGGCTGGGGATTCTCTTATTTTGCATCCTCTTTTTAAGCGTTTTTCTACATGAAATGGGACATGTCGTCGCTTGCCGTATGGGAGGCGGAGAAGCAGATCAGATTGTGCTATGGCCTTTAGGCGGTCTCGTTCCCTGTAGTCCGGGACGTTCTGTCTCTGCCAGGGTGATGACCGTTCTGGGGGGGCCTGCTGTCAACCTGCTGCTCTGTGCCATTACGATCCCTGCCGTCATCTGGTCAGGACATCTGTCAGAGTCTTTGAATCCAATCAAGTTACCCGCTGTTGACCTTAGCAATAATCTGGGGCAGGCCGTTTTATTGATGATTTTCAACATGAACTGGCTACTTTTATTGATTAACCTGATCCCCATCTTGCCGCTGGATGGTGGCAAAGTACTGCAAATAATTCTCTCGCGTCGTTTTGATGAAACCGTCGTACACATGATTCTGTTCAATGTCAGTTTCTGGATTGGCGGTCTGGGAATGGTCATTGGTTTGTGTAGTTCCAGTGTGTGGGTGGTCTTTTTTAGCGCGTTGTTACTGATGCTCAATTTAATTGAGTTTACATCAGCTCATCGAGAAGATTCATTTGATGATTCCATCTTCGGTTATGATTTCTCACAGGGGTATACCAGTCTAGAGCGATCCAGCAGCCAACTGGTTGAGAAACAGGCTGGATTTTTCCAGCAATGGCGAGAAAAGCGGAAACTTCAAAAACAAATTCGGGAGCGAGAGAAGAATCGGGACGCCGAAAAGCAACTGGATTTATTGCTGCATAAGGTTCACGAGTTTGGTTTAGAGTCTTTGACACCCAAAGAACGACAGCAGTTGAATCAAGTGAGTGCCAGATATCGTAAAAGCGATTCTGATCCCTAA
- a CDS encoding HD-GYP domain-containing protein — MALGTTDSLKKLSNFSKCGGEWDLDLHQDAKIDLAIRRMRHIAELTGLTLFCFDSNNGIVLDKTNAQSLPFFPVDILNEIQHVDGLTLIENTNGVTHFLLPLVEDEAHKITAAGFVFSKEKRKLTEMVLTAVQREWAAEELDAWLENQRVLDTKSLHALLSLALLHIEEEQQLTVLNEEVDNLSECLDETFEEISLLHEVAQHLKISESPEQLGKLCLDRIGTLIEAETNIIWFEGQGNTSQFMSDSTSGFDEVTLARLVAQFDGFNWNQPLVINQVESSLLSLEFPDLHNLVLVPISDGFNSYGWILSCNLLKSEEYGTIQASLLNSVASFLGTHLRNIDLYAQQEELMLSFVKSFISTLDAKDPYTRGHSERVALIAQKLAKQLGYSGEFLQNIYLSGLLHDIGKIGVDDGILRKEGKLTDEEFAQIQKHPMIGYKILSGIKKLKNILPGIRNHHEQIDGLGYPDRLKGTDIPLMARIIAVADAYDAMGSDRPYRNGMPLERLEIIFREGKGFQWDSDVIDAYFEIRDEIIQLSQKYNDDAAALVENSRN, encoded by the coding sequence ATGGCATTAGGAACAACGGACTCATTAAAGAAGTTATCGAACTTCAGTAAATGTGGTGGCGAATGGGATCTGGACTTGCATCAAGATGCAAAGATCGATCTTGCAATCCGACGCATGAGACACATTGCGGAATTGACTGGTCTGACACTGTTTTGTTTCGATTCTAATAATGGAATCGTTCTGGACAAAACAAATGCGCAGTCACTCCCCTTCTTTCCGGTCGATATTCTCAACGAAATACAGCATGTTGATGGCTTAACGTTAATCGAAAACACGAATGGAGTGACGCACTTTTTACTCCCGCTTGTCGAAGATGAAGCCCATAAAATTACAGCAGCCGGCTTTGTGTTTTCTAAAGAGAAACGCAAACTAACCGAGATGGTTCTGACGGCAGTTCAACGAGAGTGGGCAGCTGAGGAACTGGATGCCTGGCTGGAAAATCAAAGAGTCCTGGATACGAAATCGCTGCATGCGTTATTAAGTCTGGCACTGCTTCACATTGAAGAAGAACAGCAACTTACTGTTTTGAATGAGGAAGTGGATAATCTATCAGAGTGTCTGGATGAGACATTTGAAGAAATCAGTCTGCTGCATGAAGTGGCCCAGCACCTCAAGATTTCCGAAAGTCCGGAACAACTGGGAAAATTGTGTCTTGATCGGATCGGGACTCTGATTGAAGCGGAAACCAATATTATCTGGTTTGAAGGTCAGGGAAATACGTCTCAGTTTATGTCAGATAGTACATCTGGCTTTGATGAAGTGACTCTGGCCCGACTCGTCGCACAGTTTGACGGATTCAACTGGAATCAGCCACTTGTGATTAATCAGGTAGAAAGTTCATTGCTGTCACTCGAATTTCCTGATCTGCATAATCTGGTGCTTGTTCCCATTTCAGACGGTTTCAATTCCTACGGCTGGATTCTCAGCTGTAATTTACTGAAAAGCGAGGAATACGGGACAATTCAGGCCAGCCTGCTGAATTCTGTGGCTTCTTTTTTAGGCACTCACCTGCGTAATATTGACCTTTATGCTCAGCAGGAAGAGTTGATGTTGAGTTTTGTCAAGTCGTTCATCTCGACGCTGGATGCGAAGGATCCTTACACACGGGGTCACAGTGAACGGGTGGCTCTGATCGCACAAAAACTCGCCAAGCAGTTAGGGTATTCCGGGGAGTTCTTACAGAATATCTATCTTTCGGGGCTGTTGCATGATATTGGTAAGATCGGAGTCGATGATGGAATCCTCAGGAAAGAAGGGAAATTAACTGACGAAGAATTTGCTCAAATTCAGAAGCACCCGATGATCGGATATAAGATTCTTTCCGGAATCAAAAAGCTAAAGAATATTTTGCCAGGGATCCGAAATCACCATGAGCAAATTGATGGGTTGGGGTATCCCGATCGACTCAAAGGAACGGATATCCCTTTGATGGCGCGGATTATTGCTGTAGCCGATGCTTACGATGCGATGGGCAGTGATCGTCCTTACCGAAACGGTATGCCTCTGGAGCGATTGGAAATCATTTTCCGTGAAGGCAAAGGTTTCCAGTGGGATTCGGATGTCATCGATGCCTATTTTGAGATTCGAGATGAAATCATCCAGCTTTCTCAAAAGTATAACGATGATGCGGCAGCTCTGGTTGAGAATAGCCGGAATTGA
- a CDS encoding beta-ketoacyl-[acyl-carrier-protein] synthase family protein — protein MRPKLSVTERFPRRVVITGIGLITPYATSREASWQKLLTGQSATCLLDDLSRQLNRPVAGGVIPNRQLSSSSLSDQFPLQQEPSITLALNATAEAIRDAGLDMNQLPRETAGCVIGSSKGGMAGFAQISELSRMNQEQAAHVPSMLWHQCYPSAASHSIAAQYNLQGAALSPVSACATGFSSIMRAADLIREGVCETVFAGSADASLLPSVIGSFQRMGVLATDFETAGSACRPYDRKRKGFVVGEGAGILVLESLEQALKRNAIPYAEWLTGSLGSDSTHLMQFDPTAQSLSRLITNTLNRSQVTPAELDYINLHGTGTQINDLYETRAIQNSLGPDSNRVHCSSLKGGMGHLLGAAGSVELGFTLLAMRDNLVPPTINLQAPDPECTLNYTPLKPVSHEIKTALKLSFGFGGHLVAGLIRKWDSTI, from the coding sequence ATGCGACCAAAGCTTTCGGTAACTGAGCGTTTTCCCCGCAGGGTCGTGATTACGGGCATCGGTTTAATCACCCCTTATGCAACAAGCCGAGAAGCTTCCTGGCAGAAATTGCTTACCGGGCAATCGGCAACCTGCCTGCTGGATGACTTGTCTCGCCAGTTAAATCGTCCTGTAGCAGGAGGCGTCATCCCAAACAGGCAACTTTCATCGTCCTCTCTGTCGGATCAATTTCCACTTCAACAAGAGCCGTCAATCACATTAGCCTTGAATGCAACCGCAGAAGCAATTCGGGATGCGGGGCTCGATATGAATCAGCTTCCCCGGGAAACAGCAGGCTGCGTCATCGGCTCCAGCAAGGGAGGAATGGCTGGTTTTGCACAAATCTCTGAACTATCGCGGATGAACCAGGAACAGGCTGCTCACGTTCCCTCCATGCTCTGGCATCAATGTTATCCCAGTGCTGCCAGCCACTCTATTGCGGCACAATACAATTTACAAGGTGCTGCACTCTCTCCAGTCTCAGCCTGTGCAACTGGATTTTCCAGTATCATGCGCGCGGCTGATTTAATTCGCGAAGGAGTCTGTGAAACCGTTTTCGCTGGTAGTGCAGATGCGTCTCTGCTGCCGTCTGTCATTGGCTCTTTCCAACGTATGGGAGTTCTGGCGACTGACTTTGAAACTGCCGGCTCAGCCTGCCGTCCCTATGATCGAAAACGCAAAGGATTTGTCGTCGGCGAAGGAGCTGGAATTCTAGTCCTGGAATCGCTGGAACAGGCACTAAAGCGAAACGCGATCCCGTATGCAGAATGGCTAACCGGGAGCCTTGGCTCTGACTCGACTCACTTAATGCAATTTGACCCGACAGCACAAAGCCTGTCCCGCTTGATTACCAATACGCTCAACCGATCTCAGGTCACTCCCGCCGAACTAGATTACATCAATCTGCACGGCACTGGAACCCAGATCAATGATCTCTATGAAACTCGCGCGATCCAAAATTCACTGGGGCCTGATTCAAACAGAGTCCATTGCTCAAGTTTAAAAGGGGGAATGGGACACTTACTCGGAGCAGCTGGAAGTGTGGAACTCGGTTTTACCCTGTTGGCGATGCGCGATAATCTGGTTCCGCCAACAATCAATCTTCAAGCCCCCGATCCTGAATGCACTCTCAATTATACGCCACTGAAACCGGTTTCCCACGAGATCAAAACCGCGCTAAAGCTGTCGTTTGGTTTTGGAGGACACCTCGTCGCCGGACTGATCCGCAAATGGGATTCCACGATCTGA
- a CDS encoding HYExAFE family protein has product MVIRRNHYDAAFEDYLRAAKAPYVAVDEKRRALAQNASIKSLDFIVYSQQGPNLLVDVKGRTEISPDQRQSRRWENWATIEDIQGLQQWQELFGEGFISALVFAYQLPPNSMSNNLETLFPYKGSLYAFYVVKIDEYRLKMRSRSHSWRTVFLHQQDFHEMRQPVDAIIQC; this is encoded by the coding sequence ATGGTCATCCGCCGCAACCATTACGACGCCGCGTTTGAAGACTATCTTCGTGCAGCAAAAGCCCCTTATGTGGCAGTTGACGAGAAACGCCGAGCTCTGGCGCAAAACGCCTCCATCAAATCGCTCGACTTTATTGTCTACTCGCAGCAAGGTCCCAACCTGCTGGTGGATGTCAAAGGCAGAACAGAAATCTCTCCCGACCAGCGACAGAGTCGCCGCTGGGAGAACTGGGCTACCATTGAAGATATCCAGGGGCTCCAGCAATGGCAGGAGTTATTCGGGGAAGGCTTCATCTCGGCTTTAGTCTTTGCCTATCAACTCCCGCCGAATTCCATGTCGAACAATCTGGAAACCCTGTTCCCCTACAAAGGGAGCCTGTATGCGTTTTATGTAGTGAAAATCGATGAATACCGTTTGAAAATGCGATCGCGGTCCCACAGCTGGCGAACCGTCTTTCTGCACCAGCAGGATTTTCACGAAATGCGACAACCTGTAGATGCGATCATTCAATGCTGA
- the hisS gene encoding histidine--tRNA ligase: MKKTLIEPRTLKGFRDYLPAAMIPREQLIETAKSVYRSYGFRPIDTPALEYTEILTGKGGEESDKQMFRFEQGGRDVAMRFDLTVPFARFAAQNINELGTPFKRYHVGTVWRGERPQKGRYREFMQCDFDTIGTTSNSADIETLFIIHDLMVKIGFTEFKIRINNRMILNGLLEILELQPQSANVLRALDKLPKIGPEAVIKEMQEQGGLTQQQAEKIISLTTVQGATSEILDSLEQQLTGNACGEQGVQYLREIFTATERAGIPSDRVVLDPSIARGLDYYTGTIYETFLDQLPNIGSVCSGGRYDNLAELFTTQQLPGVGASLGLDRLLAAMQELNMLPDISTPAPILVTQMDAAYTPEYLRLARELRLNGFNVEVYPDTKAIKKQFKYANRHGFQIVIIAGTDEFEDQVWQVKELQKGTQTAVKEGELTEFVRGLLE, encoded by the coding sequence GTGAAAAAAACATTAATTGAGCCACGGACACTCAAAGGATTTCGGGACTATCTGCCTGCAGCCATGATTCCCCGGGAACAACTGATCGAGACTGCTAAGTCAGTCTATCGCAGCTATGGCTTTCGTCCCATCGATACACCCGCACTGGAATACACTGAGATTTTAACCGGAAAAGGGGGAGAAGAGTCGGACAAGCAGATGTTTCGCTTCGAACAAGGTGGTCGTGATGTCGCGATGCGATTTGACCTGACCGTCCCCTTTGCCCGTTTTGCTGCGCAGAACATCAATGAGCTGGGAACTCCGTTTAAACGCTATCACGTCGGAACCGTCTGGCGCGGCGAGCGACCACAAAAAGGACGCTACCGTGAATTCATGCAATGTGACTTCGATACCATCGGCACGACTTCCAACTCAGCTGATATAGAGACGCTGTTTATCATTCACGATCTGATGGTCAAGATTGGTTTTACCGAATTCAAAATCCGCATCAATAACCGCATGATTCTGAATGGACTGCTGGAAATTCTGGAACTGCAGCCTCAATCAGCGAACGTTTTAAGAGCGCTGGATAAACTTCCCAAAATCGGCCCGGAAGCGGTCATCAAAGAAATGCAGGAGCAGGGGGGGCTGACGCAACAACAAGCAGAAAAAATCATCTCGCTGACGACCGTTCAAGGTGCGACATCCGAAATTCTGGATTCTCTAGAACAGCAACTTACCGGAAATGCGTGTGGTGAGCAGGGTGTCCAGTATCTTCGGGAAATCTTCACAGCAACAGAAAGAGCAGGCATTCCCAGCGATCGGGTTGTACTGGACCCTTCGATTGCACGCGGACTCGATTATTATACCGGCACCATTTACGAAACATTTCTGGACCAGTTACCAAACATAGGAAGTGTCTGCTCAGGCGGCCGCTACGATAATCTGGCCGAGCTGTTCACGACGCAACAATTACCGGGCGTCGGCGCCAGCCTGGGACTGGACCGTTTACTGGCAGCAATGCAGGAACTCAACATGCTGCCGGATATCTCGACTCCGGCTCCTATTCTGGTGACTCAAATGGACGCGGCTTATACGCCGGAATACCTCAGACTGGCCCGGGAACTGCGCCTGAACGGATTCAATGTGGAAGTCTATCCTGACACCAAAGCGATCAAAAAACAGTTCAAATATGCTAATCGGCACGGATTCCAGATCGTGATTATCGCAGGAACGGATGAATTTGAAGACCAGGTTTGGCAAGTCAAAGAACTGCAGAAAGGTACTCAAACCGCTGTCAAAGAAGGAGAATTAACCGAATTCGTCCGTGGACTGCTCGAATAA
- a CDS encoding YkgJ family cysteine cluster protein codes for MSTVTVKRSDLKAGEVLCSYCTARCCRYFALPIETPETWEDFDHMRWYIMHGHCAIFVDEDTWFLMVYGDCKYLLPDYRCGNYEDRPKICRSYTTDDCEYDNDGTYDRLFETPEQIWEYAHAVLPPKKKKRKKAETETATQKLPVVHI; via the coding sequence ATGTCGACGGTCACTGTAAAACGATCTGATCTCAAAGCTGGCGAAGTTTTATGCAGTTATTGCACAGCACGTTGTTGTCGCTATTTTGCCTTGCCAATCGAAACCCCGGAAACCTGGGAGGATTTCGATCATATGCGATGGTATATCATGCACGGCCATTGTGCCATTTTTGTTGATGAAGATACCTGGTTCCTGATGGTGTATGGCGACTGCAAATACCTGCTGCCCGATTACCGTTGTGGTAACTATGAAGATCGCCCCAAGATCTGCCGTTCTTACACAACAGATGACTGTGAATATGACAATGATGGCACTTATGATCGTCTCTTCGAAACTCCGGAACAAATCTGGGAATATGCCCACGCTGTTCTACCACCGAAAAAGAAGAAACGAAAGAAGGCTGAGACAGAAACGGCCACACAAAAACTACCAGTTGTACATATTTAG
- a CDS encoding rhomboid family intramembrane serine protease has product MGIESRDYLRHESGGGSYGSFRRPSGGWAIKYLIIANVAVFLLEISSPSILNFLALNRDSSFQIWRFVTYGFCHSPASLGHIFFNMFVLWMFGRSVEPILGSREFLAFYIVGIVISGLCHVAISPNPVIGASGGVMSVVFLTAMIFPRMTVLLMFILPIELRWLAVLYAAVDVFGFINPQTDGVAHFAHLGGAAFGIGYKYFGWHLTGNFQQKWNRFKLNRSARSKKLRVYSEPDAKMSKAGLDEKVDAILEKISREGEASLTEQERALLKEASNKYKKR; this is encoded by the coding sequence ATGGGGATTGAGAGCCGGGATTACCTGCGGCATGAAAGTGGTGGGGGAAGTTACGGTTCTTTCAGAAGGCCCTCTGGTGGTTGGGCCATCAAGTATCTGATCATCGCCAATGTCGCGGTATTTCTACTGGAGATATCGTCTCCCTCGATTCTTAATTTTCTGGCATTAAACCGGGACAGTTCCTTTCAGATCTGGCGATTCGTGACTTACGGCTTTTGTCACTCTCCAGCTTCGCTGGGACATATCTTCTTTAATATGTTTGTGCTCTGGATGTTTGGTCGTTCGGTCGAGCCAATTCTGGGTTCACGGGAGTTTCTCGCATTTTATATTGTGGGGATCGTGATCAGTGGTCTCTGTCATGTTGCCATCAGCCCCAATCCAGTAATCGGCGCTTCTGGCGGCGTCATGTCAGTCGTGTTTCTTACTGCAATGATCTTTCCCCGGATGACCGTACTGCTGATGTTCATCTTGCCGATTGAATTGCGCTGGTTGGCTGTGCTTTACGCTGCCGTTGATGTGTTCGGATTTATTAATCCTCAGACTGACGGTGTCGCTCACTTTGCACACCTGGGAGGCGCCGCATTTGGTATCGGGTATAAGTATTTTGGCTGGCATCTGACGGGAAACTTTCAACAGAAGTGGAATCGTTTTAAACTAAACCGCTCAGCCAGGAGTAAAAAACTGCGTGTCTATTCCGAGCCTGACGCAAAAATGTCCAAGGCTGGGTTGGACGAGAAAGTGGATGCGATACTGGAAAAAATCAGCCGCGAAGGAGAAGCCAGTCTGACTGAACAGGAGCGGGCGCTACTCAAAGAGGCTAGCAACAAATATAAAAAACGATAA
- a CDS encoding sigma-70 family RNA polymerase sigma factor, giving the protein MSESQFEALIERARSGDRAAENELLQKCRNYVSIIARAQIEGWMRTKFDASDLVQQTLLEAHQGFENFKGQTEAEWLGWLRGILNHNTMDFARKYQGAAKRDVKREFSINQAGGNSAASTPLNWDLRDQTETPSRILLNREQEILMAEAVAQLPADYQEVIMLRNLQRLSFKEVAERMDRSPGAAQMLWLRALNQLQELMQHV; this is encoded by the coding sequence ATGTCTGAATCACAGTTTGAAGCACTGATAGAACGAGCCCGATCAGGGGACCGTGCTGCAGAGAACGAATTGCTGCAAAAATGCCGCAATTATGTCTCAATTATCGCCCGCGCTCAAATCGAAGGCTGGATGCGTACTAAGTTTGATGCATCAGATCTGGTCCAACAGACATTACTGGAAGCGCATCAGGGATTTGAGAATTTCAAAGGCCAGACAGAAGCTGAGTGGTTGGGTTGGCTTCGGGGGATTTTAAATCACAACACAATGGATTTTGCCAGAAAGTACCAGGGCGCTGCCAAACGCGATGTGAAACGGGAATTCTCGATCAATCAGGCGGGAGGAAATTCTGCTGCATCAACGCCTCTTAATTGGGACTTGAGAGATCAGACCGAGACTCCCAGCCGCATTCTGTTGAACCGAGAGCAGGAAATTTTGATGGCAGAGGCAGTCGCACAGCTTCCCGCTGATTATCAGGAAGTGATTATGTTACGAAATCTGCAACGGCTCTCATTTAAAGAAGTCGCTGAACGCATGGATCGGAGCCCGGGCGCAGCTCAGATGCTGTGGTTGAGAGCCTTAAATCAGTTGCAGGAATTGATGCAACATGTGTGA
- a CDS encoding serine/threonine protein kinase — MTGKQEDQSELVIEVLNQYLDYLQNSDQESCHGLRSVNPELKNLMACLDSLERLAPDTENATQETRSLGPDDVTQLVPGTPFKQSEAKQTPEFGNYELLEELGRGGMGVVYKARQKDLNRIVALKTILSNQFASEEEVRRFYLEAQAVGRLQHSNIVSIHEVGQYLGQHYFTMDYISGGSLANSGPQTFSEAPQVDFIQVASLLQQVSKAVEYLHSKEIIHRDLKPSNILIDENGMAYVTDFGLAKVFDAVHQDAHTQSGTIVGTPGYMSPEQAAGQLDDISVRSDVFCLGIILYELLTGVSPFKQNSPLESLVSVIEGEPPLPHSLNPEIPHPLELICLKCLEKDPELRYQSALALAEDLERFIAGEPVLAQPAGFRHAFQRWFRRQPALVSRLSAIVLSTGVIQTVYSTQGVDFNYHLKIMTLFSLWGILALFFQWCMDHFRNQEKVRYCWVAADVSLLTGLLILADSPIGILLIGYPMLIVSAGLFFYVRLVYFTTVLSLLAFAVLVLVRPELTGLWQYPVIYGMVLAILGMITAFQIYRVRVLSRYYELRRP; from the coding sequence GTGACAGGCAAGCAGGAGGATCAGTCAGAGTTAGTGATCGAAGTTTTGAATCAGTATCTCGATTACTTACAGAATAGCGACCAGGAAAGTTGTCACGGGTTACGCTCAGTGAATCCCGAACTGAAAAATCTGATGGCCTGTCTGGATTCACTGGAACGATTGGCGCCAGATACCGAAAACGCAACTCAAGAAACGCGTTCTCTGGGACCAGATGATGTCACACAGCTGGTTCCGGGCACTCCATTCAAGCAGTCTGAGGCTAAGCAGACTCCTGAATTCGGGAACTATGAGTTGCTGGAAGAACTCGGCCGGGGTGGAATGGGGGTGGTTTATAAAGCACGTCAGAAAGACCTTAACCGGATTGTTGCCTTAAAGACGATCTTAAGTAATCAGTTTGCATCCGAAGAAGAAGTGCGTCGGTTCTATCTGGAAGCCCAGGCCGTGGGGCGATTGCAGCATTCAAATATTGTTTCGATCCATGAAGTGGGCCAGTATCTGGGCCAGCATTATTTCACGATGGATTACATTTCTGGCGGCTCATTAGCAAACTCGGGGCCGCAAACGTTTTCAGAGGCGCCTCAGGTTGATTTTATTCAGGTGGCCTCTCTATTACAGCAGGTTTCCAAGGCTGTTGAGTATCTGCATTCTAAAGAAATTATTCATCGTGATTTAAAGCCGTCAAATATTCTGATTGATGAAAACGGGATGGCTTATGTCACCGATTTTGGTCTGGCGAAAGTGTTTGATGCAGTCCATCAGGATGCACACACACAAAGTGGGACGATCGTGGGAACGCCCGGCTATATGTCGCCTGAACAGGCAGCGGGACAGTTAGACGATATTTCGGTTCGTAGCGACGTCTTTTGTCTGGGGATTATTCTGTATGAACTTCTAACAGGCGTTTCACCGTTCAAACAGAATAGCCCATTAGAGTCACTGGTGTCCGTAATTGAAGGCGAACCCCCCCTGCCTCATTCGCTCAATCCAGAGATCCCCCATCCATTGGAACTGATCTGTCTCAAATGCCTGGAAAAAGATCCGGAGCTGCGCTATCAGTCCGCTTTGGCTCTGGCCGAGGATCTGGAGCGTTTTATTGCCGGAGAACCGGTTCTTGCACAACCAGCCGGATTTCGTCATGCGTTTCAACGCTGGTTTCGCAGGCAGCCGGCTTTGGTTTCTCGTCTGTCTGCGATTGTGCTCTCAACGGGTGTTATTCAGACGGTATACTCAACGCAAGGCGTCGATTTCAATTATCATCTTAAGATCATGACCCTCTTTAGCTTGTGGGGAATTCTGGCGCTGTTTTTTCAGTGGTGCATGGATCATTTCAGGAACCAGGAAAAAGTGCGCTATTGTTGGGTGGCTGCCGATGTTTCATTGTTAACGGGGTTATTAATTCTAGCAGACTCTCCCATTGGCATTTTATTGATTGGTTACCCGATGCTGATTGTTTCCGCAGGACTGTTTTTTTATGTGAGGCTCGTGTATTTCACGACTGTATTATCCCTGCTTGCATTTGCGGTACTCGTGTTGGTGAGGCCGGAATTAACCGGGCTGTGGCAGTATCCCGTGATTTATGGGATGGTTCTGGCGATTCTGGGGATGATTACCGCCTTCCAGATATATCGTGTTCGTGTCTTGAGCCGTTATTATGAATTGCGGCGGCCTTAA
- a CDS encoding glycosyltransferase family 9 protein, with product MSSQHTLSQLNQIEAKRICLIKPSALGDVVQTLPILPVLRERFPDSEISWIIRDSFANLLEGHPHINHIIPFSRRSSARYWWNFLKDLNQRKFDLVLDLQGLLRTGIMTTATRAPWRIGIEAAREGSHLAYNLTIPDTGRLVPAYLKYWRVADALGLGETQRQTDIALSKEDMNWAKSKLTPQENRTPTLAIHAGAQWITKRWPPESFAAVGAKAIRHFRCNIVLVGTADERPLTNHIQQLLHKFVPTGNVLNLAGETTLKQLAAVLIESDFLLTNDSGPMHLAAGLGTPVTGIFTCTSSLRSGPPGEQHELVSTNVDCAASYQKRCPKRGPQNLCCMEELEIGRVWQALFRLISRQTTQRTGKAA from the coding sequence ATGAGTTCGCAGCATACCTTATCTCAATTGAATCAGATTGAAGCCAAACGGATTTGTCTCATTAAACCCAGTGCACTGGGTGATGTCGTGCAGACGCTCCCCATCCTGCCAGTCCTTCGAGAACGCTTTCCAGACTCTGAAATCTCGTGGATCATTCGAGACAGCTTTGCCAATCTTCTGGAAGGGCACCCACACATCAACCACATCATTCCATTCAGTCGACGCTCTTCTGCGCGGTACTGGTGGAATTTTCTGAAAGATTTGAATCAGCGAAAATTCGATCTTGTTCTTGATCTGCAAGGATTACTCAGAACCGGCATCATGACAACGGCAACACGTGCCCCATGGCGAATCGGCATTGAAGCCGCACGTGAAGGGTCGCATCTGGCGTACAACTTGACCATTCCTGATACCGGGCGACTGGTCCCCGCCTATTTGAAATATTGGCGCGTCGCAGATGCCCTGGGACTGGGAGAAACTCAAAGACAAACTGATATCGCTCTAAGTAAAGAAGATATGAACTGGGCAAAAAGCAAACTCACTCCTCAGGAAAACAGGACGCCCACTCTAGCAATTCATGCGGGCGCCCAATGGATTACCAAGCGCTGGCCGCCCGAAAGTTTTGCCGCTGTCGGTGCAAAAGCAATCCGCCACTTCCGCTGCAATATCGTCTTGGTGGGAACCGCGGATGAGCGTCCTTTGACCAATCATATCCAACAATTGTTGCATAAGTTCGTGCCCACGGGCAATGTACTCAATCTGGCTGGTGAAACAACCCTCAAACAGCTGGCCGCAGTGCTCATCGAATCAGACTTTCTACTGACCAATGATTCCGGCCCCATGCATCTTGCTGCAGGGCTGGGAACCCCCGTTACAGGCATCTTCACCTGTACCAGTTCGCTTCGTTCGGGACCTCCAGGAGAGCAGCACGAACTCGTTTCTACCAATGTTGACTGCGCAGCCAGCTACCAGAAACGTTGTCCCAAGCGTGGACCACAAAATTTGTGCTGCATGGAAGAGCTGGAAATCGGCCGCGTCTGGCAAGCTTTATTTCGCCTGATTTCCAGACAAACAACACAGAGAACCGGGAAAGCAGCGTAA